One genomic segment of Macrobrachium rosenbergii isolate ZJJX-2024 chromosome 40, ASM4041242v1, whole genome shotgun sequence includes these proteins:
- the LOC136826077 gene encoding uncharacterized protein — translation MLFKHRLCVILRWGTAVIVLFCTYQAFYRRRHSYSENQAPISERRLETSREETLREGETLQIEEAALNSTFYRHSYNESRTDISERRLGTPREEALQEGGKLHEGETSQKHPALSKDCYVYKDAIAQNICCRMLDYMADPSRFLTCLRRDLEEAKRTRSAGFSQEGGGRWIIAGDSRLRFFFFGIIRRLAGPRLLYRYTKGNRKKWRSVDHLLKQKAPYIFREDMEIKHLDVPEMRVVFYWDARLQSLAKDLQWWLKYDSRRPVRLIISTGTHYMCYSKDVFKKQGRMAASGKFRKFLSRTWNKLHSLGKMIPLTFHFIDYFQEKLVYPELQHVWHNDNVDYYNGVLKKKLSSSSLIPWDSNVLLSGNYHNKCSADPRQSGDLAWRCNDPVHMGFMVIDQYWNMFLNDACNRYFAFGEDYC, via the exons ATGCTTTTCAAACACCGTCTGTGCGTGATCTTACGCTGGGGCACGGCTGTGATAGTCCTCTTCTGCACGTATCAGGCCTTCTACAGGAGGAGGCACTCTTACAGCGAAAACCAAGCCCCTATTAGCGAACGCCGGCTGGAAACGTCAAGAGAAGAAACATTACGAGAAGGTGAAACTTTACAAATAGAAGAAGCAGCACTAAACTCGACGTTCTACAGGCATTCGTATAACGAAAGCAGGACCGACATTAGCGAACGTCGCTTGGGAACGCCAAGAGAAGAAGCACTGCAAGAAGGGGGAAAGTTACATGAAGGGGAAACATCACAAAAGCATCCAGCCCTCTCCAAAGACTGCTATGTTTACAAGGACGCCATCGCCCAGAATATCTGCTGCAGAATGCTTGACTACATGGCTGACCCGAGTCGATTCTTGACCTGTCTTCGGAGGGACCTCGAAGAGGCCAAGAGAACCAGGTCCGCCGGTTTCAG CCAAGAAGGAGGAGGACGCTGGATTATCGCTGGGGATTCGAGACTgagattcttcttcttcggaaTCATTCGTCGTCTGGCTGGACCAAGACTCCTGTACCGGTACACCAAAGGGAACAGG aAAAAATGGCGAAGCGTCGACCACCTTTTAAAGCAGAAGGCTCCTTACATCTTCAGGGAAGACATGGAGATCAAGCACTTAGACGTCCCAGAGATGAGGGTCGTCTTCTATTGGGACGCCAGGTTACAGAGTCTCGCCAAAGACCTTCAGTGGTGGCTCAAGTATGACTCAAGAAGGCCTGTACGGCTCATTATCA GTACAGGGACCCATTACATGTGTTACAGCAAGGACGTCTTCAAGAAGCAGGGCCGGATGGCAGCCTCTGGAAAATTTCGGAAGTTTCTGTCGCGTACTTGGAACAAACTCCATTCTCTTGGGAAAATGATTCCACTCACTTTTCACTTCATCGACTATTTCCAg GAGAAACTAGTATACCCAGAACTCCAACATGTGTGGCACAACGACAACGTGGACTACTACAACGGAGTACTGAAGAAGAAACTCTCTTCTTCTTCGCTAATTCCTTGGGACAGCAACGTCCTTCTGTCGGGCAATTACCACAACAAATGCTCGGCTGACCCGAGGCAGTCGGGTGACCTCGCTTGGCGATGCAATGACCCGGTCCACATGGGGTTCATGGTCATTGACCAGTACTGGAATATGTTTCTGAATGACGCTTGTAATCGGTATTTCGCGTTCGGGGAAGATTATTGCTGA